In Populus alba chromosome 9, ASM523922v2, whole genome shotgun sequence, a genomic segment contains:
- the LOC118058986 gene encoding bZIP transcription factor 29 — MGDTEDANSEMIHRLQSSFGTTQSSSATMSKQPFSLINQLDVSQLNLNQTQLRARHFANFYQNFSGDSNKRVGIPPSHPNQIPPISPYSQIPVSRPANQQMSTQNFSMGPTHSRSLSQPSSFFCLDSLPPLSPAPFRDSSSPTVSDPISTDVSMEDKDGSSHSLLPPSPFNRGNAPRVGESLPPRKAHRRSNSDIPFGNVLQCSPPLIPLRGSGGLERSLSGRENPAMAKPAQLVKKEWERGGESIAEGTGERKSEGDVDDLFSAYMNLDNIDALNSSGTDEKNGNENREDLDSRASGTKTNGGDSSDNEAESSVNESGGSVPRGGFSSSTEKREGIKRSAGGDIAPTSRHYRSVSMDSFMGKLNFGDESPKLPPSPGTRPGQLSPTNSMDGNAFSLEFGNGEFSGAELKKIMANEKLAEIATTDPKRAKRILANRQSAARSKERKMRYISELEHKVQTLQTEATTLSAQLTILQRDSVGLTNQNNELKFRLQAMEQQAQLRDALNEALNGEVRRLKITTAERGGDSDPSKGLVQQQLSINPQMFLQQPRPSQLNRHHHHQQQQQQQQPSASQINMHQLQQQQRSSQPQPQQNGSPTLKSDSNQ, encoded by the exons ATGGGTGATACGGAGGATGCTAATAGTGAAATGATACACAGGTTGCAATCTTCTTTTGGAACAACACAGTCGTCATCTGCTACAATGTCTAAACAACCCTTTTCTTTGATAAACCAATTAGATGTTTCTCAATTGAATTTGAACCAAACCCAGTTGCGGGCTAGGCATTTTGCGAATTTTTATCAGAATTTTAGTGGTGATAGTAACAAAAGAGTAGGGATTCCGCCTTCACATCCTAATCAGATCCCACCCATTTCGCCGTATTCCCAGATCCCGGTGTCTAGGCCAGCGAACCAGCAAATGAGTACCCAGAATTTCAGTATGGGACCTACCCATTCGCGATCTTTATCGCAGCCATCATCGTTTTTCTGCCTTGATTCCTTGCCACCGTTGAGTCCGGCCCCTTTTCGTGACTCCTCTTCGCCAACGGTTTCGGACCCTATTTCAACTGATGTGTCCATGGAGGATAAGGATGGTAGCTCTCATTCGTTGTTGCCACCCTCCCCTTTTAATAGGGGCAATGCTCCACGTGTTGGTGAGAGTTTACCTCCACGGAAAGCCCATAGAAGGTCTAACAGTGATATTCCATTTGGTAATGTGTTGCAATGTTCACCTCCCCTTATTCCGTTGAGGGGTTCAGGTGGCTTGGAGCGGTCGTTGTCCGGTAGAGAGAATCCAGCGATGGCTAAGCCAGCTCAGTTGGTAAAAAAAGAATGGGAGAGAGGTGGTGAAAGCATTGCGGAGGGGACGGGTGAGAGGAAATCTGAAGGGGATGTGGATGATTTGTTTTCTGCTTATATGAATTTAGATAACATTGATGCGTTGAACTCTTCGGGTACTGATGAGAAGAATGGTAATGAGAATCGTGAGGACTTGGATAGTAGAGCTAGTGGAACTAAGACAAATGGTGGTGATAGCAGTGATAATGAGGCAGAAAGCAGCGTTAATGAAAGTGGTGGCAGCGTGCCAAGAGGAGGATTTAGTTCTTCAACAGAGAAGAGGGAGGGGATCAAAAGGAGTGCAGGAGGTGATATTGCTCCTACCTCCAGGCACTACAGAAGTGTGTCAATGGATAGTTTCATGGGCAAATTGAACTTTGGTGACGAGTCTCCAAAATTGCCACCCTCACCAGGAACTCGTCCAGGTCAACTTTCACCCACCAATTCAATGGATGGCAATGCCTTTAGCTTGGAGTTCGGGAATGGTGAGTTTAGTGGTGCTGAACTGAAGAAAATTATGGCTAATGAGAAACTTGCTGAGATTGCTACAACTGACCCAAAACGTGCAAAGAG GATTTTGGCGAATCGGCAATCAGCTGCTCGTTCTAAGGAGAGGAAGATGAGATATATTTCAGAATTAGAACACAAGGTTCAGACTTTGCAGACAGAAGCTACCACATTGTCTGCTCAGCTTACTATTTTACAG AGGGATTCTGTTGGTCTTACAAACCAGAATAATGAATTGAAATTTCGCCTTCAAGCCATGGAGCAACAAGCACAACTCCGAGATG CTCTAAACGAAGCACTAAACGGTGAAGTACGACGGTTGAAGATTACTACGGCAGAGCGGGGTGGGGATTCTGACCCATCCAAGGGCTTGGTTCAGCAGCAGCTTTCTATCAACCCTCAGATGTTCCTGCAGCAGCCACGACCTTCCCAGCTTAAcaggcatcatcatcatcagcagcagcagcagcagcagcagccttcAGCCTCCCAAATCAACATGCATCAGTTGCAACAGCAGCAGCGGTCCTCCCAGCCACAGCCTCAACAAAATGGCAGTCCTACCTTAAAGTCAGATTCGAATCAATAG
- the LOC118058985 gene encoding tRNA-dihydrouridine(47) synthase [NAD(P)(+)]-like: protein MAESPAGLTSQNWNPTQDQQQPTATPEQLIAKSIAPVKPQFLRPPTSRTSQNDTTSSTVSDSNNDISKSNNTNTTSVVAKEKKSKRQLKRERQQEKKSSVNLCPELAKTGDANSCPYKNNCRFNHDLEAFKAQKPEDLVGECPFVNGEGSCCPYGLACRFYGTHKVHDGVRNGKKQISEINGLNKDVQKLLWKNKMKFLKADSVLKSLGLTGPGKSKVKKVNEEEVEKVVHDNDSHGTNENGCGDGGSESAGKSDCAAEVLVGGDVDGALTDEVRPLKKAKSAVEVNGCSGEEVNGSGIPEKDIENNCPLETEPELVADKLEVIADSVETDGSLKLHPREKKLIDFRGKLYLAPLTTVGNLPFRRVCKALGADVTCGEMAMCTNLLQGQASEWALLRRHSSEDLFGVQICGAYPDTVTRTVELIDQECTVDFIDINMGCPIDIVVNKGAGSSLLTKPMRMKSIIEATSGTVEKPITVKVRTGYFEGKNRIDSLIVDIGKWGASAVTIHGRTRQQRYSKLADWDYIYQCARKAPDSLQVLGNGDVFSYVDWNNHKSDCPELSSCMIARGALIKPWIFTEIKEQRHWDISSGERLNILKDYVRSGLEHWGSDTKGVETTRHFLLEWLSYTCRYVPVGLLDVIPQRLNWRPPSYYGRDDLETLMASDSAADWVRISEMLLGKVPDAFTFAPKHKSNAYDRAENG from the exons ATGGCCGAGTCACCGGCGGGACTTACCTCCCAAAACTGGAATCCAACTCAGGACCAGCAACAACCAACAGCAACACCAGAACAACTCATCGCCAAATCCATAGCTCCTGTGAAACCACAATTCCTCCGTCCTCCGACTTCTCGCACCTCCCAAAACGATACCACATCATCCACCGTTTCCGATTCTAATAATGATATCTCAAAATCTAATAACACTAACACTACCAGTGTAGTGGCCAAGGAGAAGAAGTCCAAACGACAACTCAAACGTGAACGCCAGCAG GAAAAGAAATCCTCAGTGAATCTCTGCCCTGAATTAGCTAAAACCGGAGATGCTAATTCATGTCCGTATAAAAATAACTGCCGGTTCAATCATGACTTAGAAGCATTTAAGGCtcag AAACCGGAGGATTTAGTGGGAGAGTGTCCGTTCGTAAACGGGGAAGGGTCGTGCTGTCCTTATGGATTAGCTTGTAGATTTTACGGAACTCATAAGGTTCATGATGGTGTTAGAAATGGTAAAAAGCAAATTTCGGAGATTAATGGGTTGAATAAGGATGTTCAAAAGCTTTTGTGGAAGAATAAAATGAAGTTTCTGAAGGCGGATTCTGTACTCAAGTCTCTTGGGCTTACG GGACCGGGTAAGTCGAAAGTGAAAAAAGTGAACGAGGAGGAAGTTGAGAAAGTTGTTCATGATAATGACTCTCATGGCACTAATGAGAATGGCTGTGGTGATGGGGGCAGTGAGTCAGCTGGTAAATCAGATTGCGCTGCAGAAGTGCTTGTTGGTGGTGATGTGGATGGAGCACTAACTGATGAAGTTAGGCCCCTGAAGAAAGCAAAATCAGCTGTTGAAGTAAATGGTTGCTCTGGCGAAGAAGTCAATG GATCGGGTATCCCAGAGAAAGATATTGAGAATAACTGCCCTCTAGAAACTGAACCAGAACTCGTAGCTGATAAACTAGAAGTCATAGCTGATAGTGTAGAAACTGATGGAAGTTTAAAATTACACCCACGTGAAAAAAAGCTTATCGACTTCAGAGGAAAGTTGTACCTTGCTCCTTTGACCACTGTTGGAAATCTTCCTTTTCGAAGAGTCTGTAAAGCTTTGGGAGCTGATGTTACTTGCGGTGAAATGGCAATGTGCACAAATCTATTGCAG GGTCAAGCTTCAGAATGGGCACTGCTGAGACGTCATTCATCTGAGGATTTATTTGGTGTTCAAATATGTGGGGCTTATCCAGATACAGTTACACGTACTGTTGAGCTTATAGATCAGGAATGCACAGTGGACTTCATTGATATAAATATGGGCTGCCCCATTGATATTGTTGTTAACAAGGGTGCTGGGTCATCTCTTCTAACAAAACCAATGCGGATGAAAAGCATTATAGAAGCCACTTCTGGTACAGTGGAAAAGCCTATAACTGTCAag GTGCGGACAGGttattttgaaggaaaaaaccGTATTGACTCATTAATTGTGGATATTGGAAAATGGGGTGCCAGTGCTGTAACAATTCATGGTCGAACACGTCAGCAACGCTATAGCAAGCTTGCTGATTGGGACTACATATACCAATGTGCTAGAAAGGCCCCAGATTCTCTGCAAGTTCTAGGAAATGGGGATGTCTTTTCATACGTTGATTGGAACAATCACAAGTCTGACTGCCCTGAGCTTTCTTCATGCATGATAGCTAGAGGTGCACTAATTAAG CCTTGGATATTTACTGAAATCAAGGAACAGAGGCACTGGGACATAAGTTCCGGAGAGCGATTGAACATTCTAAAGGATTATGTGCGTTCTGGCCTAGAACATTGGGGCTCTGACACAAAAG GAGTGGAGACAACTAGGCATTTCTTGTTGGAGTGGCTAAGCTACACATGCAGATATGTACCAGTAGGTCTCTTAGATGTCATTCCACAGCGGCTCAACTGGCGCCCGCCCTCATACTATGGTCGTGATGACCTCGAAACGCTCATGGCATCTGATTCTGCTGCTGACTGG GTACGTATCTCTGAAATGTTGCTTGGCAAAGTTCCAGATGCCTTTACATTTGCACCGAAGCATAAATCAAATGCCTATGACCGAGCAGAGAATGGCTAA
- the LOC118058987 gene encoding amidophosphoribosyltransferase, chloroplastic codes for MAATAAATTSFSALSKHSLSLNTSPQVPQKAPPFLLPKTLQKPYLSHATHKTHITLSSKNPISDLVSTDKKSSDDFSSYFDDDDDKPREECGVVGIYGDPEASRLCYLALHALQHRGQEGAGIVTVNDNKVLQSVTGVGLVSEVFNESKLDQLPGDLAIGHVRYSTAGSSMLKNVQPFVAGYRFGSVGVAHNGNLVNYRKLRAILEDNGSIFNTSSDTEVVLHLIATSKTRPFFLRIVDACEKLEGAYSMVFLTEDKLVAVRDPHGFRPLVMGRRSNGAVVFASETCALDLIEATYEREVYPGEVLVVDKDGVQSLCLLPHPEPKQCIFEHIYFSLPNSIVFGRSVYESRHIFGEILATEAPVDCDVVIAVPDSGVVAALGYAAKAGVPFQQGLIRSHYVGRTFIEPSQKIRDFGVKLKLSPVRRVLEGKRVVVVDDSIVRGTTSSKIVRLLKEAGAKEIHMRIASPPIIASCYYGVDTPSSEELISNRMRVEEIREFIGCDSLAFLPLDSLKKLLAEESPNFCYACFSGKYPVQPKEVMVKRIGDFVDDGLNGSPESIDGGWVQAPLNQDVQKVSEAGKLSSLT; via the coding sequence ATGGCAGCCaccgccgccgccaccaccaGTTTCTCTGCTCTTTCAAAGCATTCTCTTTCTTTAAACACTAGCCCTCAAGTTCCCCAGAAGGCCCCTCCTTTTCTCCTCCCCAAAACCCTTCAAAAACCCTACCTTTCTCACGCTACCCACAAAACCCACATCACTCTTTCCTCTAAAAATCCAATCTCTGACCTTGTGTCCACAGACAAAAAGAGCTCGgatgatttttcttcttattttgatgacgacgacgacaaGCCTCGTGAAGAGTGCGGTGTTGTGGGTATCTATGGTGACCCAGAAGCTTCACGTCTTTGCTACTTGGCCCTTCATGCTTTGCAACATAGAGGTCAAGAAGGAGCTGGTATTGTTACTGTTAATGACAATAAGGTTTTGCAATCTGTTACTGGTGTTGGTTTAGTCTCTGAAGTGTTTAATGAGTCAAAACTTGACCAATTACCGGGTGATTTAGCTATTGGTCATGTTAGATATTCAACTGCTGGGTCTTCGATGCTTAAAAACGTGCAACCTTTTGTTGCCGGTTATAGGTTTGGCTCTGTCGGGGTTGCCCATAATGGGAATTTAGTGAATTATAGGAAATTAAGGGCTATCCTTGAAGATAATGGTTCGATTTTTAATACTAGTTCTGATACTGAAGTTGTTTTGCATTTGATTGCTACATCAAAAACTAGACCTTTCTTTTTGAGGATTGTTGATGCTTGCGAGAAGCTTGAAGGGGCTTATTCCATGGTCTTTCTTACCGAGGATAAGTTGGTTGCTGTGAGGGACCCTCATGGTTTTAGGCCTCTGGTGATGGGAAGGAGGAGTAACGGTGCTGTTGTGTTTGCTTCTGAGACATGTGCTCTTGATTTGATTGAGGCCACATATGAGAGAGAGGTTTATCCTGGTGAAGTTTTAGTGGTGGATAAAGACGGGGTTCAATCTCTTTGCCTATTGCCCCACCCTGAACCGAAACAGTGCATATTtgagcatatttatttttctttgcctAATTCAATAGTATTTGGCAGGTCTGTTTATGAGTCAAGGCATATTTTCGGGGAAATACTTGCTACTGAGGCTCCTGTTGATTGCGATGTGGTGATTGCGGTCCCGGACTCTGGGGTGGTGGCTGCACTTGGTTATGCAGCGAAAGCAGGTGTCCCTTTTCAGCAAGGGTTGATAAGGTCGCATTATGTTGGAAGGACTTTCATTGAGCCATCACAGAAGATTAGGGACTTTGGTGTTAAGCTTAAGCTGTCTCCAGTGAGGAGAGTCTTGGAGGGGAAGAGAGTTGTGGTTGTGGATGATTCGATTGTGAGAGGAACTACCTCATCAAAAATTGTTAGGTTGCTTAAGGAGGCTGGGGCTAAGGAGATCCATATGAGGATTGCTAGTCCACCAATTATAGCTTCTTGCTACTATGGAGTAGATACACCAAGTTCTGAGGAGTTGATATCTAATAGAATGAGGGTGGAGGAGATTAGGGAGTTCATTGGATGTGATTCGCTTGCATTTCTACCATTGGATAGCTTGAAAAAATTGTTGGCTGAGGAGTCTCCGAATTTTTGTTATGCTTGCTTCTCTGGGAAGTACCCTGTCCAGCCAAAGGAAGTTATGGTGAAAAGGATCGGTGATTTTGTGGATGATGGATTGAATGGAAGTCCAGAGTCCATTGATGGGGGCTGGGTGCAAGCACCCCTGAATCAGGATGTGCAGAAAGTCAGTGAAGCCGGGAAGTTGtcttctttgacatga
- the LOC118058989 gene encoding uncharacterized protein — MAPPPGPYSGTSTLALVARVSAFSLGLVYGSVKLKYLQAKAKSQKKAEAKAKAHH; from the exons ATGGCGCCGCCTCCTGGACCTTACTCTGGCACCAGCACTCTCGCTCTG GTGGCTCGTGTTTCTGCTTTCTCTTTGGGTCTCGTTTACGGGAGTGTGAAGCTTAAGTATCTCCAG GCAAAGGCAAAGTCACAAAAGAAAGCTGAAGCAAAGGCAAAGGCTCATCACTGA